The genomic DNA GCTGCGTGATGCGCTCACGGTAAGAGGGGCCCAAGGCACGGATGGGCACCATCAGTGGCGTGGGCGCGGTGGCATCGTCCGGCGAATGGCCGGCAAAGGGCGTCAGCATGTCCTTGCCTGCGTCCCACGAAGCTTTGAGCCAGTCTTTGGTTGCGATCATGGAAGTCACCTTAAGGGTTATCCCTTATATTTTCCCGCGAATTTGCTGCGCTGCAACAAAATTGGGTGCGCCCACCAAAAACAAACAAAACAGGCTCTAGCCCTTTTAAACAAAGCGCTTGATGCTATTTTTTCAATAGTGTTTGTTACAAAATTGTGTCTAGCCAGTCGCCCACAGCCCTCACACCGGCACTGCGGTGGTGGCTTTCACCCGGTCCAACACAAAGCTCGTCTTGCAGTCCTGCACGCTGGGATGTTTGAGCAGTGTGTCCATGATGAAGCGGCTGTAGTGCGCCATGTCTGCCACCACCACGCGCAACAGATAGTCCATCTCGCCCGTGAGCGCGGCGCACTCCACCACTTCTGGCCAGGTCTGCACGCTGGCACGAAACAGGTCCATGGGATTGCGCTTATGGCTTTCGGTGTGTTTTTCGAGCCGCACATTGAGGTAGGCCGTCAGCCCCAGCCCCACGGCCTCGGGCTTCACCAGGGCCACATAGCGGGCGATCACGCCGCTGTCTTCCAGGCGTTTCACGCGCCGCAGCACCGCACTCGGGGACAACCCGACCTGCTCGCCAATCACGTCGTAGGTTTCGCGCCCGTTGTCCTGCAAGCGGCGCAGGATGGCCTTGTCCAGCTTGTCGAGGGCATTGGCGTCGTTCATTGCGCAGGATTCTACGAACAAGGCTTGCGCCCGGCGCCCCAGGGCGCGGGGTACCAGGCATGCCCTGAATTGGACGCCCCGGCTGCTAGTGGACAGCCAGGCCACCCAACGCTGGCAACCTGCACCACCATTTGATCATTCGCACAATTTCTGCAAACCAAAGGCAAAAGCCTCTTGATTTCGCCAGAAACATGAGCCAGTCCGCACCTAAAGTCCATGACATTCATCCACAACGAATGCCGGAGACACCCCATGAACGCCGCCCTGCCGCAACCAACAGCCGCCCAAATCGAAGCCTGGGACAACCCCATGGGCCTGATGGGGTTCGAGTTCGTCGAGTTCACCTCGCCCACCCCGGGCGTGCTGGAGGCGGTGTTTGAAAAGCTCGGCTTCGCGCTGGTGGCCAAACACCGCTCCAAGGACGTGGTGCTGTACCGCCAGAACGGCATCAACTTCATCCTCAACCGCGAGCCCCAGAGCCAGGCGGCCTACTTCGGCGCCGAGCACGGCCCCTCGGCCTGCGGCCTGGCGTTTCGCGTCAAGGATGCGCACAAGGCCTACAACCGCGCGCTGGAACTGGGCGCCCAGCCTATCGAGATTCCCACCGGCCCGATGGAGCTGCGCCTGCCCGCCATCAAGGGCATCGGCGGCGCGCCGCTGTACCTGATCGACCGCTTTGAAGACGGCAAGTCGATCTACGACATCGACTTTGAATTCATCGACGGCGTGGACCGCCGCCCCGTGGGCCATGGCCTCAACGAGATCGATCACCTCACGCACAACGTGTACCGCGGCCGGATGGGCTTCTGGGCCAATTTCTACGAA from Acidovorax sp. T1 includes the following:
- a CDS encoding Lrp/AsnC family transcriptional regulator; its protein translation is MNDANALDKLDKAILRRLQDNGRETYDVIGEQVGLSPSAVLRRVKRLEDSGVIARYVALVKPEAVGLGLTAYLNVRLEKHTESHKRNPMDLFRASVQTWPEVVECAALTGEMDYLLRVVVADMAHYSRFIMDTLLKHPSVQDCKTSFVLDRVKATTAVPV
- the hppD gene encoding 4-hydroxyphenylpyruvate dioxygenase; its protein translation is MNAALPQPTAAQIEAWDNPMGLMGFEFVEFTSPTPGVLEAVFEKLGFALVAKHRSKDVVLYRQNGINFILNREPQSQAAYFGAEHGPSACGLAFRVKDAHKAYNRALELGAQPIEIPTGPMELRLPAIKGIGGAPLYLIDRFEDGKSIYDIDFEFIDGVDRRPVGHGLNEIDHLTHNVYRGRMGFWANFYEKLFGFREIRYFDIQGEYTGLTSKAMTAPDGKIRIPLNEESKQGGGQIEEFLMQFNGEGIQHIALICDDILATVDKLGLAGVPMAPAPNDIYYQMLDTRLPGHGQRVSELQARGILLDGTTADGTPRLLLQIFSTPMLGPVFFEFIQRKGDYRDGFGEGNFKALFESLERDQIERGVLEAKKP